The nucleotide window GATAAATGGCATTGCAGATAGTTTGTAACTCACGAAGCACATTCAGAAACATTTCCCTTGTTCTGATTCTCCAGTATAGCCATAATCAGCTGCTTGTTCTCTTCTAAGTACTGCATGAATCACAAATAATCACCATCTTAAACTTATAATCAAACAATGAATTTCATTTTCTAACCAATTTTTAGGCATTGTCTGTTCCATCACAAACAATCAAATCAATACTAATTAGTAAGTTGTTAGGGTCTCTGTTTTGCATAAGAAAAATCTACTTGACACAAATGCTTCAATGTAGGTCACAAAAGCATAATTACGTTGAACCCCATTACAAAGAATAGAACCAGAGGCAGATCAAAAGAACACTCATGTTGAATCCTTATTAACATTAACTAATTGGCGAAACCTGCCTTGTCTTTCATTTTTAACAGAAGAACCACCACCAAAGTACCATCCTCTGAATTACCTCAACAATTGTAACCATCCGTGCCTCATCAATTATTTGATCACAGAATGACAGCCAAACTGCTATCCTTTTCTGTTTGGAAGTAATCAAAATTCTCTGCTCTAACACACAATCCCtcactttattttcaaaagaacaccaaaaatCAGAGAATATGAACAATTCCCAACAGGCCAGCAATATATACATGTAAAACATGCTCAAACAAAGAGCTAAACTTTAAACAAACCCCATCAACAACAAGAAAACCTTGCCAACCCAGAAACACAACaagcaaaaaaattcaataaaaccaAGTTTTAAAGCTCAGAGGCAACACCTGGATCAACTTTTAAAGCTCAGAGGTAACACCTTGATCAACTAACACCATTGTCCAGGATTTATAGACACAAGTTAGACAAACAAGTCCTACTACTCTTACCACAAACAAATGCATGCAAGAGGCCAAatccattacaaaaaaaaaacatatctagcATGCCAACATTTTAActttttggaaaaataatatgaagTGGGTGTACCTTTTGAATCTGCTCAGTGGTGATGCTCAACATTTGTTGCGGTGACTGctgcatttaaaaaacaaaacccaaaaaccctaactgcagataagaaattaaaaaaaaaagattgagagaaccaaagaaaggaaaaggtttGTATAGAGAATTCTGAGGGTTACACCATGACCctcgagaaaaataaaaataaaaatgtattctttttgtttctcttttgctAAATTTGGTAACAAGACAAGGATTCCCAAACGGTGCCGCGTCAAAGGGTTGTTTTGTAGTGTGGCAAGACACGTCGGACCTGTCAGGCTGGCTAACATGGAATCTAGACTAATCCgcgttaaaaaatacaaaaaaaataaaataaaaataaaattggctAACCTAGTAAAAGCtttcaattaattcaaaacttaacacttgatgatttttttaaaattttttttattaaaacaacatgattttaataattttaatttttttattcaattgatcCTTCTAACCTAGACCTTTTTCCCTACTAAAGTTTTACAGCTATGGAAGCACCCCTTTTGTCTGGAAGGGACAAGGAGAGTAGGAAGGCTGGGGGTTTGGTTTGGTAGTAGGTGGATTTTCTTGCcacattattatttattatctaaattgaaaattaattaattaattaatttattgattttgatatttaatattCATGTATATGCcttaaatacatatattttttattttatattgaataataaataatatttatacaatgaataataaaaaatcaataaataaaaaataagctttttacgccctaaatatttataatagaatataaatataatagagTAGATTTCAAGTTTCGATTTATGATTAGTATTTCACCATTAAAATAGAAAACGTCGTCGTACAAGACAAGGAGGAACACCAGCGAGCAAAGACAAAGGGCTTGACACCATTTTAGaattgaagagagaaaagaagagaaagaatggGTTACGTATTGAGAGTGAGATTGGCTTCATTCTTTGCAGGAGCAGCAACTGCATCATTTGCAGGACTTTATCTCCTTTACAAAGATTTCAAGGTTGCCCATGATGCCATCTCTCAACAGgtaatcatcaaaatcaaaaaaaaaaaaaaactgctctTTTTAAGCTGAATTTTGCAGTCAATACTCACTCCATTTAGCATCCGTGAAAAAGGCAGCGACTTGAGGCTCAATTGGTCGTTATTGCAACATATTAATCATGGGTTTTCATTTTTATCGTCTCTTTTTCACTGTGTTTCCTCGCTTGAGTTGTGCATGTTGTGGAATGGTATTTGTCTGTTGgcatttgagaaaaaaaggtaGAAACTTGAGGTTCAACTAGTCCTTATTGTGAAGTTTTAATCatgggttttgaattttttctctccctatttttattgttttggtttttgctcttgattttttgtttgttgtggAAGAATATATGCTTACTGGGCACTTAGTAGATTGATATTTGAATGCGGATCATCTGTATTGATTGCTCTTTTATATGGAATTTAGTAGTACTAAAGAAGATCGAGGATCCTAAGAGGCAATAAAAATGGTATAGAAGCAGTAAAGCTAGTTGGAGAGAGGTTATATTTGGGAGAAATACGTAGAAGAAGTATATCCTTGTAAGTTGAGAAGGTAGATTTACAAGATTGATTTGTTAATGGTAACTGTGCGTGTTTTATGCTCCTGGTGTTGGTCGCTTTTGCAGTGTTACCCTGTCTTTATGTGTTTGTTACTAGGTGTTGGTTGTGTTAATTTAAGGTTATATGGGCTCTTTTCGCAGGATGCTTTACTTACTGGCATTCTTTGATGAGAATTCCATGTCGCCTGTTCAGACAgaaatcaaatcataatttGTCACAACTAATGCAATTTTTGTGGAAAACATGCATTTGAAAGTCAAAAAAGTAACTGTGGTTTACTTTTGTCTAGAGAAATCGTACAAATAGTAGAGAATGATTTGCAAGTCTGGTAATGGTATCAGAGGACACCAATTGAAATTCCATTGCACATCCAATTTTTAATCTCTTGATTGTATCTTCGTGATTTATATaacattcttcaagcattgCCCCCCTTAATGCTGCATCAAAGTGTTTAATCTCTTGTTGcaacatggaaaagggcataacTGACTGAAGAATGTTAGAATGCTAATTCCGTTATCATCTGTTCATAAGATGTTGTAAAAGAAACAGTAGGAGTATTGCTCTTGCTttacaatgaaataaatttttgggtGGAGTTATTAGCTCTCCATCAAGTGTTAATGGCACAGTACTTCTCTCTCTTTAAAGGTGAAGGGCCATTAACAACTGATGGAGTGTCAATAGCCCCAGCCTAAAGATTTTCTGTTCTTCTGGATTAAATGCATGCTTTACAATTGATGTTACCTGCAGCATTATTCTCAAAGGAAGGACCATGGTTTCCTTCTTTAAGTTTTTCTGAATGTGCAAGGCTGTAGGATAGCGGGTTTATAATACAGGACATGAAAGATTCTTTTTGTGTGCATGTTTGGAGAACTTGTGAATTTGCTACTCATATGCTATTATTTACTCTTTCATTCTCCAGGTGGAAAGTGCTCATGAATCACTTGATAGACGGATCTCTGCATtggaaaaattgaaacaaagtgAAGCTCCACAGCCTCTGCAAGCAACAGAATAGGAGATTCAAGATGTTCTACTGTAGTTTGATGTTGTGGCTTCAGACATGTTTTTCTGATAATGCTGTTGGTTTCTATATGGATTTTGTCTCCTTGTTAAAGAATAATCATGACTCCTAACTCTGTATGGTAATACTCAATCAGTTTAAAGAGTCTTCCTGAAGAGGCAAGATTGCAATCTCTATTAGATGATTGGCAATGTATGAGTATTCAAATTTTATACGTGGTTGATATTATTATGTAAGATGTTGGAAAAGTATTTATACATCATGTCGTAAAAGttgctgggttttttttagCAACGGCTGGTTAGTTTCTAATGATAGTCTTATTATTTGGTGCTCCATATCATCCGAAGGCGTGAATCCGTGAGTGTGGATTCGTCTTAGTAACTGGACATTTTTGTCACTTGTAATTGCTGTAAATAATGCACACCATTCTTGCAGATGCAACTATAGAAGTTTTCATTTGAGATGATGATAAGCTGCGATAAAATCAGTACTTGTGCTTCCTATCTCAATAGGAAGAGATAAATGGGAAACTTACACAGATGAGTGTTGCTCGCATTTTGGTTCATGGATTGTCCTGAATCGATATGATTTTATCTGGGAACTAGTTGGTGCTTCTATATTGTTTGATTTGCTGTGCTCTGGCAGGACAAGCCTCCCACCTCACCTCGACGACAGTTATTAGAGGCATTTGGAAGGAACacagcaaaaaacaaaaaagctgcTTGTTGTGCGCTAATGATCAATCCTGATCATCTTTTTTGGCACATGGAAAGCATCAAAGCTCAAAGTTAGGTCTTTATATTTCACGCATATTCAGCATGCAATAATACAGGGTCTGTGTAAGAGAGCCTTGATGAAAACCTGACTTTCTATAACAGGTCAGGACTCAGGAAGGATATAAGATGTTTTGGTTCGAATTGTTTCTGTTATTTACTCTTCTTTCATGCTTATCATGCAATTTTATAAGAGAACCTACTACATCTCTCATGGATGGTCTCTTATCAGCCACTGATTCAGTGCACTCAAGTGCCAATTCTAGCAGTTTCAAAGCCTTTTGTTGCTCATCTCTATCCCAGAAACTGATTTCTCTATCAAGGAAGCAAACACATTCATCATTCTCTTGCAGCTTCTTCCTCGTCCAGGAAACGATATCCAGACCTTCTTCAAAGCTGGGGTCTACTGGAAATTTTCTGCAAACAATCTCTAACAGAATGACTCCGTAGCTGTATACATCGACTTTCTCTGTCAATCGGATTGAGTATGCATTTTCTGAAATTTTGGACAAGGAAAAAGGAGAAACACAAGACAGGAATTAGTATTTGAGCTTCGACATAAAT belongs to Populus nigra chromosome 18, ddPopNigr1.1, whole genome shotgun sequence and includes:
- the LOC133678906 gene encoding uncharacterized protein LOC133678906 — protein: MGYVLRVRLASFFAGAATASFAGLYLLYKDFKVAHDAISQQVESAHESLDRRISALEKLKQSEAPQPLQATE